The Streptomyces sp. ALI-76-A nucleotide sequence TGCTCATCGAGATGCTCGTGCAGTCGACCCCCGACCGGCTGGTCCTGCTGCCCGCGCTGCCGACGGCCTGCCCGAGCGGCCGGCTCCTCGGCGTCCGGACCCGGTTCGGCGCGGAACTGGACCTCACCTGGAGCCCCCACGAAGCGACCGCGGTGCTGCGCCCCACGCGTACCCACCGCGTCGAACTCCGGACTTCCTCCGGCGCACGAGTGCTGGACCTCGTCGCCGGAGAAGACCACGTCCTCACGCTGAGGACGTGACCACTCCCCCCGCATCTCCCCCCACCCATGGAAAGGGACACCATGGCTCAGAGCACACTGCGCAAGATCACCATGGCCGCACTGGCCCCCGCGACGGCCCTCGGCATCACCGTCGGCCTCGCCTCCGCCCCCGCCTCCGCCGCCGTCTGGAACACCTGCGACCAGTGGGGCAACACCAGCCTCAACGGCTACACGCTCTACAACAACATCTGGGGCTCCGGCGCCGGCAGCCAGTGCACCTGGGCCAACTCCGGTACCAACTGGGGCACCTGGGCCGACCACCCCAACACCGGCGGCATCAAGTCCTACCCCAACTCCAAGAAGGTGATCAACAAGACGATCACCTCGCTGGGCTCGCTCTCCAGCAGCTACAACGTCTCGGTCCCGTCGTCCGGCGCGTACAACACGTCGTACGACATCTGGGACACCGACTACGACTACGAGATCATGCTCTGGGTCAACAAGACCGGACCCGTCGGCCCGCTCGGCACCTCGCAGGGCAACGTGACGCTCGGCGGCCACTCCTGGACCGTCTACAAGGGCAGCAACGGCGCCAACGAGGTCTTCTCGTTCATCCGCACCTCGAACTCGACCTCCGGCACCGTGAACATCCTGCCGATCCTCAGGTGGATCAAGGACACCAAGGGCTGGATGGGCAACGAGACCATCGGTGACGTCCAGTTCGGCTACGAGATCACCTCGTCGTCCGGCGGGCTGAACTTCACCACCAACAACCTGACGGTCAGCAGCAGCTGACCGGCGACCGGGCCGGCTCCGCACCTCCGCGGAGCCGGCCCCTACCGCGCGGCCGTGGTCTCCCGCACCCACGGCAGCAGCAGCCGCTCCGCCAGGACCAGCGCGTAGAACAACGCCACACTCAGCAACCCCAGCAGCCCGATGGCGGCGAAGGCCAGGGGCGTGTCCGCGTTCGCCCCTGACTGCTGGATGACGAAGCCGAGGCCCTCGTCGCCGGCGCTGAACTCGCCGATCACCGCGCCGACCGCGGCCAGCGGCATCGCGACCTTCAGGCCGACGAAGATCTGCGGCAGCGCGCTCGGGAAACGGAACCTCAGGAAGGTCCGGGTCCGGGACGTACGCAGCGAGCGGGCGAGCTCCACAAGCTCCACCGGCGTCGACGTGAGCCCCTCGGCGACCGACAGGACGATGGGGAAGAAGCAGACCAGCAGCGCCATGACCACCTTGGGCTGCTGCCCGAAGCCCATCCAGACCACCAGCAGGGGCGCCAGAGCCACCTTGGGCACCGCGTTGAAGGCCACCAGGAGCGGAGCGAACATCAGCTCCACGATCCGTGAGGCCGCGATCGCCACCCCGATCAGCAGGCCCGCCACCACGGACACGGTGAAGCCCAGCACGACGACGGTGAGGGTGGTCAGCGCCTCGCCCAGGAGATAGCCGGGGACGCGCCGGAAGGCGGCCAGGACGTCGGCGGGGGAGGGCGCGATGATCTCGGGCACGTCGAAGACGCCCACCACCAGGGCCCAGCCACCGACGGCCGCCGCCAGGCCGAGCACCGGCCAGCCGGCCGCGGTGAGACGTCCGATCGGACCGTTCGCCTCCTTCACCCGGTCAGGACTTCGGCACCAGGTCGAAGGAGACCAGTTGCTCCGGCTCCAGTCCCGGCCGTACGGCTCCGGCGTCCACCAGCGTCCTGATCGCGCCGGCCACGCGGTCGCGCTCCATGGTGCCGATCGGGGCGCCGTCCTCGGCCGGCCGTACGGCGGTGCCGACGAGCCCGATCTCGGCGGCGGCCGTCTTCTCGTCGACCGTCGGATGCTTGTCGTGCATCAGTTTCGCGGCCTCCCGAGGGTGGTCGATCGCGTACCGCATGCCCTTGAGCAGCGCGGTCGTGAAGCGCCGGACCAGGTCGGGGTCCTCGGTGGCGATCTTCGTGGTGGTGGTGACGGCCGCGCCGTAGCTCTCGGACAGGTACGTGCCGAAGGGCAGGACGACGACCTCCTTGCCCCGCACGGCGTTCTCGATGTTGGGCCGACCCACGCGGTACTGCCCGACCGCGTCGACCGAGCCGGAGGCCAGGTTGACGCCCAGCTGCTGGGGCTCCAGGTTGACCCAGTCCACCTTGTCGGCGTCGAAGCCGGCAAGTTTCGCGTACGCCGGGAAGAGGGCGCCGATGACCGAGCCCGCCGGGTCCGCCACCTTCCTGCCCTCCAGGTCGGCCGGTTTCTCGACGCCGCTGTCGGCCAGGGCCATCACGGCGGCGTCCGTGGTCTGGTGGATGGCCGCGACCGCGGTGACGCCGGAGATCCTGCCGCCGCCGAGCTGGATGATGGTGCTGCTGAGGTCGATCGGCGCGAACTGCACCCGGCCGCCGACCAGCGCGGCGAGGGAGGAGCCGCTGCCCTGCCCCGGTTCGATCGTGACGTCCACGCCCGCGTCCTCGAACCAGCCCTTGTCCTGGGCTACGTACGCGTAGGCCTCGCGGCCGAAGGTGCCGAATCCGGTGAGGTAGGTGACCCGGTCCGGCGCGGGGCCGCCCGAGGAGGAGCCGCCGTCTCCGCCGGAGTCGTCTCCGGATCCGCAGGACGAGGCGAGCGCCGCCGTCAGGACGACGGCGAGGAGCGCGGCGGGTAAGCGCGGTATCCGTCTCATGGCATCAAGTGGAGCCGTCGGTGCGGGAGTTGTCGAGACCGGGACGGCTCTTGGCATGTAACAAACAATGGCCGGTCCGGTTGTCCGGGGCCTGCCGCGCCCTATCCTCGGCGATACCGCCGACGGCCCGGTGATGGGGGAGCCCGTGATCCGAGTGCGCTCCATGTCCAAGAGCTACGACGGACGCAGAGGAACCGTCGAGGCCCTGCGCGGCATCGATCTGGACGTCGGGGAAGGCGAGTTCACGGCCGTCCTGGGCCGCTCCGGCTGCGGCAAGTCCACCCTGCTCCGCGTGGTCGCCGGTCTGCTCCCGCCCTCCGCCGGCGAGGTCGCGATCGCGGGCGAGGCGGTGTGCGGACCGCGCCGGGACGTGGCCATCCTCTTCCAGCGCCCGGCGCTGCTGCCCTGGCGCTCGGCCCTGGACAACGTCCTCCTGCCGGTCGTCGTCCACGGCCGCCCCACTCCCGAACACCGCAAGGAGGCCCGGCGGTTGCTGCTGGAGGCGGGACTGGACGCCACGTTCCACACCCGGCTCCCGCACGAACTGTCCGGCGGCATGCAGCAGCGGGTGGCGCTGTGCCGGTCGCTGATGCAGCGGCCGCGCGTGATGCTCATGGACGAGCCGTTCTCGGCGCTGGACGCGCTCACCCGCGAGGAGCTGTGCGAGGTCCTGCAACGCGTGCACATGGAGCGCGGCGCCACCGTCGTCCTCGTCACCCACTCCATCGAGGAGGCCGTCCTGCTCGCCGACCGTGTCGTGGTGCTCAGCCCGCGTCCGGGCCGGGTCCGCACCGTCCTGGAGGTCCCCGTACCCAGGCCCCGCTCGCTCGGCCGTGACACGCACGTCGCCGCCCTGGCCCGCTGTCGCGCGGAACTGCACGAACTGCTGCTGGCCGGCCGGACGGGGGCGTGAGGCGATGGAGCTGCGCGTGTTCACCGAGCCGTACCGCGGCGCCGCCTACGCCGAACTGCTGCGCGCCGCCCGGCACGCCGAGAGCTGCGGCTTCACCGGCTTCTTCGTCGCCGACCACTACCACCCGATGCACCACGGCGACGGTCTGCCCGGCCCCACCGACGCCTGGACCACCCTGGCCGGACTCGCCCGGGAGACCTCCACAATCCGGCTGGGCACCCTGATGTCCTCGGCGACCTTCCGCCACCCCGGACCGCTGGCGGTCGTCGCCGCCCAGGTGGACGCCATGAGCGGCGGCCGGGTCGAGCTCGGGCTCGGCGCGGGCTGGTACCCGCTGGACCACAGCGCCTACGGCATCCCCTTCCCGCCGCCCGGCGAGCGCTTCGACCGGCTGGCCGAACAGCTGCGGGTGATCACCGGCCTGTGGACCACGCCGCCCGGTGAGCACTTCACGTACGAGGGCCACCACTACCGGCTGACCGACTCGCCCGCTCTGCCCAAACCCGTGCAGCGCCCCCGGCCCCCGGTCATCGTGGGCGGTCGCGGCCCCCGCCGCACCCCGGCCCTGGCCGCCGCCCACGCGGACGAGTTCAACCTGCCCTTCACCCCGCCCGCGCTGAGCGCCGACCGCTTCGCCCGGGTGACGGCGGCCCGGCCGGACGACCGCCCGCCCCTCGTCCTGTCGATCAGCCTGGCCGTCGCCTGCGGCCGCACCGAGGCGGACGTCACCCGCCGTCTCGCCCTGCTGCACGAGAAGTCCCGGCTGCCGCCGGAGGAGCCGCTGTACGGCTCTCCGGCACAGATCGTGGACCTGATCGGCGCGTACGCCGGCCTCGGCGCGACCCGCGCGTACATCCGGCTGCGCGACCTGGCCGACCTCGACCACCTGGACCTGCTGGCGGCCGAGGTCGCCCCGCAGCTGCCCTGACAGCCCCGGCAGGGGCTTTGGCGCCGCCGCGCTACTCGGCGACGGGCAGCCGGGCCCCGTCCCGCAGGAACAGCGGGATGCGGTCCAGCGGCGCGTCCACCGTCACGGCCGTACCGCCCGCGTACGTCTCACCGGTCCACGCGTCCGTCCAGGCCGCGCCCGCCGGAAGGTACGTCGTGCGGGCCGTCGCGCCCGCCGTGAGCACGGGCGCGACCAGCAGGTCCCGGCCGAACAGGTAGGCGTCGTCGACCGACCAGGCCGCCTGGTCCCCGGGGAACTCCAGGAACAGCGGGCGCATGACCGGCAGACCCTCCTCGTGGGCCTCGCGCATGACCCGAAGGACGTACGGCTTCAGGCGCTCGCGCAGCCGCAGGTACCGCTCCAGGATCGCGCCGGCCTCCTCGCCGTAGGACCACACCTCGTTCGGGCCGCCGGTCATCTCCGGGCCCAGCGGCATGCCCGGGTCGCGGAAGCCGTGCAGCCGCATCAGCGGGGACAGCGCCCCGAACTGGAACCAGCGGACCATCACCTCGCGGTACGCCGGGTCGTCCGGGTCACCGCCGTGGAAGCCGCCGATGTCCGTGTTCCACCACGGGATGCCCGACAGGGCCGTGTTGAGGCCGGCCGCGATCTGGCGGCGCAGGGTCGGGAAGTCCGTGCCGATGTCGCCGGACCACAGGGCGGCGCCGTAGCGCTGACTGCCCGCCCACGCCGAGCGGTTGAGGGAGATGATCTCCTCCTCACCGGTCGCCAGCAGGCCCTCGTAGAAGGTGCGGGCGTTCTCGGCGGGGTACATGTTGCCGACCTCCAGGCCCGGACCCGCCCAGTAGCGCAGGTTCTCCGAGAAGCCCGGCTTCAGCTCCGGCTCGCAGGCGTCCAGCCAGAACGCCGTGATGCCGTACGGCTCCAGGTAGTTCCGCTTCACCCGCGACCAGAGGAAGTCGCGGGCCTCGGGGTTGGTGGCGTCGTAGAAGGCGACCTGGACGGTGGAGGCGACCTCCTTGTCCGGCCAGTCGGCGTGCGCCATCGGACCGTACTGGGTGCCGATGAAGTAGCCGCGCTGCTCCATCAGTTGGTGGTTCTCGCTCAGCGGGGACACCGACGGCCACACGCTCACCACCAGCTTGACGCCGAGCTCCTCCAGTTCGCGGACCATCGCCGCCGGGTCGGGCCACTCCGACAGGTCGAACTTCCAGTCGCCCAGGTGCGTCCAGTGGAAGAAGTCGCAGACGATCACGTCGAGGGGCAGCCCGCGCCGCTTGTACTCCCGGGCCACGCCGAGGAGTTCGTCCTGGGTGCGGTAGCGCAGCTTGCACTGCCAGAAGCCCGCGGCCCACTCCGGGAGCATCGGGGTGCGGCCGGTGACCGCGCTGTAGTGGCGCTGGGCGTCGGCCGGGGCGCCCGCGGTGATCCAGTAGTCGATCTGGCGGGCCGAGTCCGCCACCCAGCGGGTGCCGTTGCCGGCCAGCTCCACCCGGCCGATCGCCGGGTTGTTCCACAGCAGCGTGTAGCCGCGGCTGGAGGTCAGGACCGGGATGCCGACCTCGGCGTTGCGCTGGACCAGGTCCAGGACCAGGCCCTTCTGGTCCAGCCGGCCGTGCTGGTGCTGGCCGAGGCCGTACAGCTTCTCGTCGTCGTAGGCGGCGAACCGCTGCTCCAGGCGGTGGTGGCCGTTGCCGACGGCGGTGTACAGGCGTGAGCCCGGCCACCAGAAGTGGGCGCGGTCCTCGGCGAGGATCTCCGTGCCGTCATGGGTGCGCAGGAAGCGGAGCAGGCCCTCCGCGCTGACCTCGACGGTCAGCGTGCCGACGGTCAGGGATCCCTGCCCGCCCTCGATCTTCACGGTCGACTCGGTGGCGGGCGCCTCGTCGAGCAGCGCGCCCGGCAGCCCCTCCAGGAGGGGACCGCCGAGCCGGGCCCGGACCCGGACCGCGTCCGGGCCCCACGGCTCGATGCGCACGGTCTCCTGGCGTCCGCTCCACTCCAGCGCGCCGTCCCGCTCGCGGAAGGTGCCGACGGTGGGTGACGACTGCGCGAGGCTGACCTGGGGCTGTTCCCCGGCCAGGGGCTGGGCTTCGGCAGGCTGGTTCACGGCGAGTGCTCCTTGAAGGAGTGCGGGCATGGCGGTGCCCTGGCGGGGGCGGCGTGCGGGAGGAACGCGGGTGAAGGGAACAGGTGAAGGGAACAGCGGGGCCGCGGGTCAGCGGTCAGGAGGCGGCGACCGGGGCGGGCCCGGTGCTGGTCCGTACCGTCAACTCGGGGGCGATGAGCACGACTTCGTCGGGTCCGTGGCCGTCCAGCTTGGCGACCAGACGCTCCACGGCGTGCCGGCCCATCTCCTGGGCGGGGATGGCGACGGACGTCAGCCGCACCGAGGCCTGGACGGCGACCTGGTCGGGGCAGATCGCCACGACCGACACGTCCTCGGGCACGGCCCGGCCCTGCTGGCGCAGCAGGGCGAGCAGCGGCTCGACGGCCGACTCGTTCTGCACCACGAACCCGGTGGTGCCCGGGCGTTCGTCGAGCACGCGGGCGAACGTGACGGCCATCGCGTCGTACCCGCCCTCGCACGGCCGGTGCAGCAGCCGTACGCCCAGCTCCTGGGCTCGGGAGCGCAGTCCGTCGAGGGTGCGTTCGGCGAAGCCGGTGTGCCGTTCGTAGACGGCCGGGGCCTCGCCGATGACAGCGATGTCACGGTGCCCGAGCTTCGCCAGATGCTCCACGCACAGCGCGCCGGTCGCCTTGAAGTCGAGGTCCACGCAGGTCAGCCCGGTGGTGTCGGCGGGCAGCCCGATGAGCACCGAGGGCTGGTCGGTGCCGCGCAGCAACGGCAGCCGTTCGTCGTCGAGTTCGACGTCCATCAGGATCATCGCGTCGGCGAGCCCGCTGCCGGTGACGCGGCGGACGGCGTCGGGACCCTCCTCGCCGGTGAGCAGCAGGACGTCGTACCCGTGGGTGCGGGCCGTGGTGGCCACCGCGATGGCGATCTCCATCATCACCGGCACGTACATGTCGGTGCGCAGCGGGATCATCAGCGCGATGATGTTCGACTTGCTGCTGGCCAGGGCGCGGGCGCCCGCGTTCGGGTGGTAGCCGAGTTCACGGATGCTCTGCTCGACCCGCTGCCGGGTGGTCGTCGAGATGGACCGCTTGCCACTGAGGACATAGCTCACCGTGCTCGCCGATACTCCGGCGTGCTGGGCGACCTCGGCGAGGGTGACCATCCAGCTCTCCAAGTTTTGTGAAGCGCTTCGACAGTGCGCGGTGGGAACAAAGGCGGGTGAGGGTGGTTCGACAGTAGCTCCACCGGGGGTGGGTGTCCATAGGTTGTCGAAGCGCTTCGACACGGAGTTCCGGACGGGCCTCGCGCGGGCGTGAGGCCCGGGGGAGGCCGCGGCCGGCCGGGCGCCGCCCGGCGCTACCGGCGCGGAGGCTCCTGCCTACCACGCCCGGCCGCGGCGGACCACGGAACGGGGAGGGACACCCGCGCGCGGGAGGCGACGGAACGGGAAGGGAAAGGCACCCGCACGCGAAAGACGGATGGGCAGGCACCCGCACGCGGGAGGCGACGGAACGGGAAGGGAAAAGGCACCCGCGCGCGGAAGACGACGGAACGGGGAAGGGGGCCCGCGCGCGGAAGACGACGGCGGGCAGAAGGCCGCCTGCGTGCGAAGGCGGCCGGCGGGAGGTTCTCCCGCGGGGCAGCGAGGCTCACCGGGCCTCACCGAGGCACCCGTCCGGCGCAAGCCGCCGAGCGGCGCCGCGCACGCCCCTGGCGTTCACATCGGGCGCCGAAGTCCCCGGCGGGCGGGCCGCCCGGACCCGTCCTCGTCCCGCGCCGGCCTCGGCCGAACGGCGCGCGAGGGGTGGTGGGGCGGGCCCGGATCGGGTACATACGATCGGGTAGCACCCGTCGGTAACCATACGGCCCCCAAGATCCCGATTCGCGGCGAGGTGAGCCTCCATGTCCGCACCACCCACCCAACCCACCGTCACCGAGCGTGAAGCACGCGAGGTGGCGGAGGCCGCCCGGGAGCAGGACTGGCGCAAGCCCAGCTTCGCCAAGGAACTGTTCCTCGGCCGCTTCCGGCTCGACCTCATCCACCCCCACCCCATGCCGCCCGACGAGGACGCCCAGCGCGGCGAGGAGTTCCTCGCCAAACTGCGCGACTTCTGCGAGACGAAGATCGACTCCGCGCGGATCGAGCGCGAGGCACGGATCCCGGACGAGACGATCGACGGGCTCAAGGAACTCGGCGCCCTCGGCATGAAGATCGACACCAAGTACGGCGGCCTGGGCCTCACGCAGGTCTACTACAACAAGGCCCTCGCCCTGGTCGGCTCCGCGAACCCGGCGCTCGGCGCGCTGCTGTCCGCCCACCAGTCGATCGGCGTACCGCAGCCGCTGAAGATCTTCGGCACCCAGGAGCAGAAGGAGACCTTCCTGCCCCGGCTCGCCCGCACGGACATCTCCGCGTTCCTGCTGACCGAACCGGACGTGGGTTCCGACCCCGCCCGCCTGGCCACCACCGCCGTCCCCGACGGCGACGACTACGTCCTCGACGGGGTCAAGCTGTGGACCACCAACGGCGTGGTCGCCGACCTGCTCGTCGTCATGGCCCGCGTGCCGAGGACCGAGGGCCACAAGGGCGGCATCACCGCGTTCGTCGTCGAGGCCGGCTCCGAGGGCATCACCGTCGAGAACCGCAACGCCTTCATGGGCCTGCGCGGCCTGGAGAACGGCGTCACCCGCTTCCACCAGGTCCGCGTGCCCGCCGCGAACCGCATCGGCCCGGAGGGCGCGGGGCTCAAGATCGCCCTCACCACCCTCAACACCGGCCGGCTCTCGCTGCCCGCCATGTGTGTCGGCGCCGGCAAGTGGTGCCTGAAGATCGCCCGGGAGTGGTCGGCGGCCCGGGAGCAGTGGGGCAAGCCGGTCGCGTTCCACGAGGCGGTCGGCTCGAAGATCAGCTTCATCGCGGCCACGACCTTCGCCCTGGAGGCCGTGCTGGACCTGGCGTCCCAGATGGCGGACGAGGACCGCAACGACATCCGCATCGAGGCCGCCCTCGCCAAGCTGTACGGCTCCGAGATGGCCTGTCTGATGGCGGACGAACTGGTCCAGATCAGGGGTGGGCGCGGCTTCGAGACGGCCGAGTCGCTGGCGGCCCGCGGCGAGCGCGCGGTCCCCGCCGAGCAGATCCTGCGGGACCTGCGCATCAACCGCATCTTCGAGGGCTCCACCGAGATCATGCACCTGCTGATCGCCCGCGAGGCGGTCGACGCCCACCTGTCGGTCGCGGGCGACCTGATCGACCCCGAGAAGTCCCTGTCCGACAAGGCGAAGGCGGGCGCCCAGGCCGGCGCCTTCTACGCCAGGTGGCTGCCCAAGCTGGTCGCGGGTCCGGGTCAACTCCCGAACTCCTACAGCGAGTTCAAGCATGAGGTCGACCTCTCGCCGCACCTGCGGTACGTCGAACGCACCGCCCGCAAGCTCGCCCGCTCCACCTTCTACGCCATGTCCCGCTGGCAGGGCCGGATGGAGACCAAGCAGGGCTTCCTGGGCCGGATCGTCGACATCGGCGCCGAACTGTTCGCGATGAGCGCGGCCTGCGTCCGCGCCGAACTCCTGCGCTCCACGGAGGACCACGGCCGCGAGGCCTACCAACTGGCGGACGTCTTCTGCCGCCAGTCCCGCATCCGCGTCGAGGAGCTCTTCGGCCGGCTGTGGACGAACACCGACGACCTGGACCGCACGGTCGTCAAGGGCGTCCTGTCGGGCACCTACGCGTGGCTGGAGGAGGGCGTCGTCGACCCGTCGGGCGAGGGACCGTGGATCGCGGACGCGACACCGGGACCGAGCACGAAGGAGAACGTGCACCGCCCGATCCGCTGACCGGTCCGGGCCGGCGCGTCCCCTCGGCCCCCGTGCGGGGGACCCGGGGGACGCGCTGTCCGCACACCGCGTCCTTACGGCAACAATGGAGGGATGACCGACAGCCCAACCCCCTCAGGGCACGAGGCGCACGCCCCGTCCGCCCCGCGACGCCTCGCACGCACGCTCGCCGCACCCGGCCCCGACCCCCGTACGTCCACCACGACGGCCGGGGCCCGGTACGGCGAGAGCACGCTCCCGGCGCCGCAGGGCCCGCCCTCCGGGCGGACGACGGGGCCCGCGCCCCGCGCCCTGGCCGACCCGCACCTCGTCTACGACCCGGTCGCGGGCGACGGGCCGAAGGACGTGGTGATCCTCGGCTCCACCGGCTCGATCGGCACCCAGGCCATCGACCTCGTGCTGCGCAACCCCGACCGGTTCCGGGTCACCGGGCTCTCGGTCAACGGCGGCCGGATCGCCCTGCTCGCCGAACAGGCGCGCCGGCTCAGGGTGCGCACCGTCGCCGTGGCCCGCGAGGACGTCGTCCCGGCCCTGCGCGAGGCCCTGAGCGCCGAGTACGGGAGCGGTGAGCCGCTGCCCGGCATCCTCGCCGGACCGGACGCGGCCACCCAGCTCGCCGCCTCCGACTGCCACACCGTCCTGAACGGGATCACCGGCTCCATCGGTCTGGCGCCGACCCTCGCCGCCCTGGAGGCGGGCCGCACCCTCGCGCTCGCCAACAAGGAGTCGCTGATCGTGGGCGGTCCGCTGGTCAAGGCGCTCGCCGAGCCCGGGCAGATCATCCCGGTCGACTCCGAGCACGCGGCGCTCTTCCAGGCGCTGGCCTCCGGCACCCGGGCCGACGTGCGCAAGCTCGTCGTCACCGCCTCCGGGGGCCCGTTCCGCGGCCGGACGAGGGCAGAGCTGGCGCACGTGACGGTCGAGGAGGCCCTCGCCCACCCCACCTGGGCGATGGGCCCGGTGATCACGATCAACTCCGCGACCCTCGTCAACAAGGGGCTGGAGGTCATCGAGGCGCACCTGCTGTACGACATTCCCTTCGATCGGATTGAGGTGGTCGTGCACCCGCAGTCGTATGTCCACTCGATGGTTGAGTTCACGGACGGATCCACGATCGCCCAGGCGACACCCCCCGACATGCGCGGCCCGATCGCCATCGGCCTCGGCTGGCCCGAACGCGTCCCGGACGCGGCGCCCGCCTTCGACTGGAGCACGGCGTCGACGTGGGAGTTCTTCCCGCTCGACAACGACGCGTTCCCGTCGGTGAACCTGGCGCGGCACGTGGGGCGGCTCGCGGGCACGGCCCCGGCGGTGTTCAATGCCGCCAACGAGGAGTGCGTCGAGGCCTTCCGGGCCGGCGCGCTGCCGTTCGACGGGATCATGGAGACCGTGACCCGGGTGGTGGACGAGCACGGCACCCCGCGCGCGGGAACCTCGCTCACCGTCGCGGACGTCCTCGAAGCGGAGACCTGGGCGCGGACCCGGGCCCGGCAACTGGCGGCACAGACGGCGGAGGCCCGTGCATGACGACCCTGATGTTCATCCTCGGCATAGTGGTCTTCGCCGTGGGCCTGCTGGTGTCGATCGCGTGGCACGAGCTGGGGCACCTGTCCACCGCCAAGCTCTTCGGCATCCGCGTGCCGCAGTACATGGTCGGCTTCGGCCCGACGCTCTTCTCACGCCAGAAGGGCGAGACGGAGTACGGGATCAAGGCCATCCCGTTCGGCGGCTACATCCGCATGATCGGCATGTTCCCGCCCGGCCCGGACGGCCGCCTGGAGGCCCGCTCCACCTCACCCTGGCGCGGCATGATCGAGGACGCCCGCTCGGCCGCCTTCGAGGAGCTCAGGCCGGGTGACGAGAACCGCCTCTTCTACACGCGCAAGCCGTGGAAGCGGGTCATCGTGATGTTCGCGGGCCCGTTCATGAACCTGATCCTCGCGCTGGCGCTGTTCCTCACCATCCTCATGGGCTTCGGCATCTCGCAGCAGACCACCACGGTCAGTTCGGTCTCCCCGTGTGTCATCGCGCAGAGCGAGAACCGCGACACCTGCGAGAAGTCCGACCCCGCCTCGCCGGCCGCGGCCGCGGGCATGAAGGCCGGCGACAGGATCGTCGCCTTCGACGGCGTGCGGACCGACGACTGGGAGACCCTCTCCAACCTCATCCGCGTCAGCGCCGGCAAGGAGGTGCCGATCGTCGTCGACCGCAAGGGCGCGGAAGTCACCCTCCAGGCGAAGATCGCCACCAACCAGGTCGCCAAGAAGGACTCCAGCGGCACCTACGTCCAGGGCGAGTACGTCAAGGCCGGCTTCCTCGGCTTCAGCGCCGCCACCGGCATCGTCAAGCAGGACTTCGGCGACTCCGTGACCTGGATGGGTGACCGCGTCGGCGACGCCGTCGACTCCCTCGCCGCCCTGCCCGGCAAGATCCCCGCCCTGTGGGACGCGGCCTTCGGCGACGGCCCGCGCGAGGCGGACTCCCCGATGGGGGTGGTCGGCGCGGCACGGGTGGGCGGCGAGATCTTCACCCTGGACATCCCGCCGACCCAGCAGCTGGCGATGGCGTTGATGCTGGTCGCGGGCTTCAACCTCTCGCTGTTCCTCTTCAACATGCTCCCGCTGCTGCCGCTGGACGGCGGCCACATCGCGGGTGCCCTGTGGGAGTCGCTGCGCCGGAACGTGGCGAAGGTGCTGAGGCGGCCCGACCCCGGCCCGTTCGACGTGGCGAAGCTGATGCCCGTCGCCTATGTCGTGGCGGGGATCTTCATCTGCTTCACGATCCTCGTGTTGATCGCCGACGTGGTCAACCCGGTGAGAATCTCCTAGTGCCGCGGCAGGCAACGTTTGCCCGTCAAGGAGCGGCGTCCGGTGCGTGCTCTCGGCGTGCCGGCCGGAAGCCCTCGTACTGGATGTACTTGGGCTTTCGGCCGGTGCGGCGAGAGGGCGTGCCGGGCGTCGCGACGGGGCGAACGTTGCCTGCCGCGGCACTAGCCACCCGGTGTTCACGGCGGCCTGGAACGCTCTGTTCCGGGCCGCCTCCCATTGAGTGGGTTTACGGGCGGGGATGTGCCCGCGCCCAGCGGCGTGCCGTAATCTCGAAGCCTGGAGCCCGCCGCTGACGGGACCTGGACCTTGATCCACGACTTGGGGTTGCACAGCAGAT carries:
- a CDS encoding ABC transporter permease, translating into MKEANGPIGRLTAAGWPVLGLAAAVGGWALVVGVFDVPEIIAPSPADVLAAFRRVPGYLLGEALTTLTVVVLGFTVSVVAGLLIGVAIAASRIVELMFAPLLVAFNAVPKVALAPLLVVWMGFGQQPKVVMALLVCFFPIVLSVAEGLTSTPVELVELARSLRTSRTRTFLRFRFPSALPQIFVGLKVAMPLAAVGAVIGEFSAGDEGLGFVIQQSGANADTPLAFAAIGLLGLLSVALFYALVLAERLLLPWVRETTAAR
- a CDS encoding ABC transporter substrate-binding protein, with the protein product MRRIPRLPAALLAVVLTAALASSCGSGDDSGGDGGSSSGGPAPDRVTYLTGFGTFGREAYAYVAQDKGWFEDAGVDVTIEPGQGSGSSLAALVGGRVQFAPIDLSSTIIQLGGGRISGVTAVAAIHQTTDAAVMALADSGVEKPADLEGRKVADPAGSVIGALFPAYAKLAGFDADKVDWVNLEPQQLGVNLASGSVDAVGQYRVGRPNIENAVRGKEVVVLPFGTYLSESYGAAVTTTTKIATEDPDLVRRFTTALLKGMRYAIDHPREAAKLMHDKHPTVDEKTAAAEIGLVGTAVRPAEDGAPIGTMERDRVAGAIRTLVDAGAVRPGLEPEQLVSFDLVPKS
- a CDS encoding ABC transporter ATP-binding protein, which gives rise to MSKSYDGRRGTVEALRGIDLDVGEGEFTAVLGRSGCGKSTLLRVVAGLLPPSAGEVAIAGEAVCGPRRDVAILFQRPALLPWRSALDNVLLPVVVHGRPTPEHRKEARRLLLEAGLDATFHTRLPHELSGGMQQRVALCRSLMQRPRVMLMDEPFSALDALTREELCEVLQRVHMERGATVVLVTHSIEEAVLLADRVVVLSPRPGRVRTVLEVPVPRPRSLGRDTHVAALARCRAELHELLLAGRTGA
- a CDS encoding LLM class F420-dependent oxidoreductase gives rise to the protein MELRVFTEPYRGAAYAELLRAARHAESCGFTGFFVADHYHPMHHGDGLPGPTDAWTTLAGLARETSTIRLGTLMSSATFRHPGPLAVVAAQVDAMSGGRVELGLGAGWYPLDHSAYGIPFPPPGERFDRLAEQLRVITGLWTTPPGEHFTYEGHHYRLTDSPALPKPVQRPRPPVIVGGRGPRRTPALAAAHADEFNLPFTPPALSADRFARVTAARPDDRPPLVLSISLAVACGRTEADVTRRLALLHEKSRLPPEEPLYGSPAQIVDLIGAYAGLGATRAYIRLRDLADLDHLDLLAAEVAPQLP
- a CDS encoding glycoside hydrolase family 31 protein, with translation MNQPAEAQPLAGEQPQVSLAQSSPTVGTFRERDGALEWSGRQETVRIEPWGPDAVRVRARLGGPLLEGLPGALLDEAPATESTVKIEGGQGSLTVGTLTVEVSAEGLLRFLRTHDGTEILAEDRAHFWWPGSRLYTAVGNGHHRLEQRFAAYDDEKLYGLGQHQHGRLDQKGLVLDLVQRNAEVGIPVLTSSRGYTLLWNNPAIGRVELAGNGTRWVADSARQIDYWITAGAPADAQRHYSAVTGRTPMLPEWAAGFWQCKLRYRTQDELLGVAREYKRRGLPLDVIVCDFFHWTHLGDWKFDLSEWPDPAAMVRELEELGVKLVVSVWPSVSPLSENHQLMEQRGYFIGTQYGPMAHADWPDKEVASTVQVAFYDATNPEARDFLWSRVKRNYLEPYGITAFWLDACEPELKPGFSENLRYWAGPGLEVGNMYPAENARTFYEGLLATGEEEIISLNRSAWAGSQRYGAALWSGDIGTDFPTLRRQIAAGLNTALSGIPWWNTDIGGFHGGDPDDPAYREVMVRWFQFGALSPLMRLHGFRDPGMPLGPEMTGGPNEVWSYGEEAGAILERYLRLRERLKPYVLRVMREAHEEGLPVMRPLFLEFPGDQAAWSVDDAYLFGRDLLVAPVLTAGATARTTYLPAGAAWTDAWTGETYAGGTAVTVDAPLDRIPLFLRDGARLPVAE